DNA sequence from the Caretta caretta isolate rCarCar2 chromosome 23, rCarCar1.hap1, whole genome shotgun sequence genome:
GCTCCTCTTAATTATTTAGCCTCTTTCAGTTGGTCtgggtacttccaccttttcatgctCTCTGCGTGTATACATATCTTCtgactatatgttccattctatgcatctgatgaagtgggttttagcccacgaaagcttaagctcaaataaatttgttagtctctaaggtgccacaagtcctcctgttctttttgcggatacagactaacagggctgctgctctgaaatctaTCCTGTCTGTATTTCACActtatgctgtgcttctgggtgacgccccagacaagttggtgtcagctctgcctagcctgctggatggcccattaaggaccatcagcgacacaagtgacccattgagagacggcagacacgccttgggactcagcaaggtaggccgggacttgcccatgtgactccaaactccattttgctgtaattttccacagtaagaacaaagaggggtTCTTACACGTGGAAAAGACTCTAAAGGGCTGAtgtctccatcttgtcttcagtcctgcttcacaCCTCTGgcgggactttgctacactgaagctttgaaccaaggaccgatgacccatcccagctggggatgttctccagagacttgctTTGAACCTGCAGTTTCTGCCATCACTGCGACAAGCCTgagccaagaactttgccatcactggaTGTCATTGACTCCATTTAACCACTTCtcgctctcatctctatctttctccttttatgaataaacctttagattttagattctgaagggttggcaacagcgtgatttgtgggtaagatctgttTTGTATATTGACCGggctctggggcttggtcctttgggatcgagagaacctctTTTCTTTCACTGGGgtcttggttttcataaccattcgcccccataacgagtggcgctggtggggatactgggaaactggagcgtctaagggaattgctggtgtgacttgtggttagccagtggggcaAACCCGAAGTCcgctctggctggctggttcggtttgccttggtgtgcacagaaaccccagccctgggctgtaatggccctgcttgaagcaatttgtcctgactTGGCACGCTCCATTGGGTCCCACCAGAATCAGCCTCGTTACAGACCCCCTCAAACCAAACCTCGtgggtcacacacacaccccgacataGGACCTGGGCTGCCACTCTGGGGGCgattcccttctcccccatctcCTTTGATAGGGATGGGACCCAGACATCCAGGCTGCCGTTCTGGGGGCTCTCGTCCCCTTTCTCTCACTGGAGACGGGACCCAGGCATCCAGGCCAGCCGTACCCATGGAGTTCTGCCCCTGCTGGGTCTGGTTCAGCTGCAGCCCCTCGAAGGCGGCGTTGGGGGCCACCACGAACCCCACCATGAGCAGGGCCCCCCCCAGGTTCAGCAGCACCAGGAAGCGCAGAAAGTTGAAATACGACTGGATCCCGGTTCCAAAGTGACCTGGGGGGGAAAGGGCAGCGTCACCCCGACAGCGAGTCTGAACCCGCAGGCAGAGGCTGACCACAGGCCtcggtgtggggggggagggtcactctcagcagggaggggggaccaCAGGGCTCAGAGGGGGGGTTgatctcagcagggaggggggagcctgggactcgggggggggggggagtcgatctcagcgggggaggggggaccctgggactCAGAGTGGAGGGTTgctctcagcagggaggggggaccctgggactcggggggggggagtcGATCTCAGCAGGGAGCGGGGACCCTGGGACTCAGAGTGGAGGGTCgctctcagcagggaggggggaccaCAGGACTTGGGGGGGTTgatctcagcagggaggggggaccctgggactCAGAGTGGAGGGTCGCTCTCATCAGGGAGGGGGACCTGGGCCACAGGGAAAGGGGTCCTACCTTCGATGCGGTGCAGCGAGCCCCTCCACACCTGGGCGTACAGCAGGGCGCCCCTCACCTGTCCCCACAGGTGCCGCATCCCCACCTGCCACTGCTCCCAGCGGCTCCGTTTCCAGGCGACCCGCTGCTCCCGGAGCCTGGtcgggagagggatgggggtgagacctcagcccccccccaaacccctgtggccctcccagagctggggagagaacccaggagtcctggctcccagcccccccctctaaccactagcccccctccccttccagagccagaaaggaacccaggcgtcctgccctGTGCAGGGGGGTTACCTGAGTATTCGTTTCTCCGCCATGCAGAGCGGCAGCTGTTTCAGGGGAACCGactcctgctccctggctccttccCCATCCCGCTCCTGGGGGGCCCCTGGGGGCTCTCCCTCATCCAGTGCAGCCCCCCAGGCCTTGGCCACGTTGCCACGGAAACGCAGGGTCGCGTTGCTTGGCAGCTGGAGGAAGAGGGATGaggggggctgctgctggccccagtcATCATCATCTGGGGAGGGAGcaagtggggtgagggggggagagattcagcaccctccctccccgcacttACTGacccagggatggggaggggacccaggagtccgggctacTGTCTGGGGTAGCCCTAGCTTCAGGAGATGGGACCCAGGAGTCTGAGTAACTGGTTGGGGGCTGCCTGCTGGGATGGGACCCTGGAGTCCAgattatttggggggaggggtggggctgcacACTGGGGATGGGACACAGGAATCcgggtgatgggggtggggaggggctgtgtcttTTGGagatgggacccaggagtccaggtTACTGCAGGGGGAGCACTGCTGGGGAcgggacccaggagtccaggtgactccggggggaggggctgggacccaggaatCCGGGTGAGTCGtggggtggggctgctggggacgggacccaggagtccgggtgacaccagaggagggaggggcagggacccaggagtccgggtgaCTCGGGGGCGGGGACCCAGGAATCCGggttatggggtgtgtgtgtggggggggacccaggagtccgggtgaCTCGGGgcggtggttggggggggggggaggctcctcACCTGCCCCATCCCGGCCAGTCTGCGCCCAGCGCGGCTCCATGGTCCGGCCGCTCCGGGAAGGAGGAAACGCgtcgcccggcccggcccggcccggttaATCATTGGCCCCGCGGTGACCTGGCGACGGGGCGCGGCTCAGCCGTGGGGGGCGCGGCGGCTGGCCCCAGGTAACCCCCCCAACAcagctgccccccccgccccgctgggGACAGACTTCTCGCAGGGAGGATGGGGGTCAATGGGGGCCCCCAAGGGCTGGGAAATGGGGGTGAAGGGCGACGGGGGAATGAGGGTCCCTGGGGGCTGGGAAATGGGGGTGAAGGGCGACGGGGGAATGGGGGCCCCCCGGGGGCTGGGAAATGGGGGTCAAGGGCGGCGGGGGAATGGGGGCCCCCCGGGGGCTGGGAAATGGGGGTCAAGGGCGGCGGGGGAATGGGGGCCCCCCGGGGGCTGGGAAATGGGAGTCAAGGGCGGCGGGGGAATGGGGGCCCCCGGGGGCTGGGAAATGGGGGTCAagggggctggggaatggggctTAATGGAGGGGGGTTCCTGGGGGGGGGCGCGAGACACTCAGACAGGGGGTTGTTTTCAAGTCTTTATTTGCTGCAGCTGCCGCCCCCGCGGCATGGAAATACaacccagcgggggggggggatgcggTGGTAAAGGAgaccccccaccctgagccctcctGTCACCCcagatgcccccctcccccagtggttAATAGCataggaaagggaaagagaccTCCGAGCGGGAGGGGGGCTTTCTACCAGCGACCCCCCGCCGCACCCCCAGCTAAGCACAGACCAGCTGCCTATGCTGCGGGACGttctccccccaaaccccccagcagCTGGGGGGGGAGTTATGTGGCCCGTTCAAGGCTCTGCCTGAGAACGGTGCCAATTTGTTTCACACAAGATGGAGGGGGGCCCGCCTGGCTTAAAATTGGTGGGAACCATCTCCCCCCCCATTTGGAGGCTGGTCCCCAAGCCAGCGGTTCTCATACTTTTGTACGGGTGACCCCTTTCCCACAGCAGATCGCTGAGAgcgacccccacccccccatcaattaataacaaatgttgatatattaaacaccattataaatgctgggagGCCAAGCAGGGTTTGGTGTGGAGggtgacagctcgcgaccccccccatgtaataacctcacgaccccctgaggagtcccaACCCCCCCCGTTTGAGAACCCCCCTTTTAAAGCCACAGTGAAGCatcggctggggggaggggtagaaacCACCCTCTTATTTGGGGATCTTGCGGGGCCGAGGGGAGAATCTGCCTGTGCGGGGGAAGGGCTCCCACCCCCTCAAgagtgcgggggaggggcaggcctgCCAGACCCCTTGGGGGAAGCCTGGTAGCAGCTCAGGCTCTCCCCCCCCATGGAGGTCTGGGGCAGGttccccctcccagccagccacAAGGAGAGGTGGGGGCCTGCAAAGAGGGGACGATCGGGGGGGGCACCCCATTTGCCTCGGCCCTCCCCCCTCCATGGCCAGCACAGAGCCGCTGTGTGGGTCCTGTTCCCAGCCCCCGGGGGGAGGCGGCTCCCGGGGTGGGCGCCCCCCCTCGCCCTGGCtattccccgccccccagcggcCCCGCTCGGCGCGGCCCCTCGGCGGCgcggggggcagagcggggcagggcgcggcccagcagcagcaggcccagGGCCCCGAGGTGGACGCAGAAGTAGACGGCCCACCAGTAGCGCAGGGTGGGGCCCAGCTCCCGCAGAACGAAGCCCATGCACATGTAGTCGTAGGCCCGCATCTTGAGGAACCAGTGCAGCCAGGCGCCCCCCGAgcgctccggctccggctccggcgcCGCCCCCCGGCGCCCCCGCAGCCCGGCCTCCAGCGCCCCCTCGGCCGCCAGGCACAGCGGGATGGTCAGGAAGCTGAGGTAGTAGCCGGGGTGCAGGCCGTGCCAATAGGCCGAAATCAGCATGGTCCAGCCgctcctgggggggtgggggggcagggttagtggggggggggatctgaGCCCCCCCCATGTttgcctccttccccttcctaGTCTTCAGCCACCCCCAGCCTCTTgtgagtccccctcccccaccccatttgacGCCCCCAGAGATTTCACCTCTAATCCCCCATGCCTATGAGCCCCCCCACATGACTCCCACTGCCTCCAGtatccatgccccctccccatgtgacaccccccacccacGATTTCCCCTTCATGCCCCATATTGGGACCCTCAGCCTCCCCCCTGCCACAAGGCCCCCCCCTTCACAGGACCCCCCAGATCTCTGAGcccccccatctgaccccccccTTTCCCCGGGATCTCCAAGCCCCCCCCCCGTGAGCCACCTGATCAGCGAGCGTCCCCACGAGACCCCCCCCAGATTTCCGAGTTCTCCCCATGACCCCCCCAGGATCTTCgaggcccccccacacacaatggtCTCCCCCTCATGGCTCCCCGTGTCCCCCACCTCATGACGTAGGAGCGGAAGGGGGCGTTCTTGTAGATGTATTGGGCCAGCCACCACTGCACGGTCATGTTCCAGTACCGCATGCCGTCCCGCACCCGCACGCAGAAGTCGGTGCCGTACGGGTCGATGTTCTTGATGGTCTCGTAGTCGTACTCAGGGGGCGCcgcccctggagccccctcctccgtgctggggtggggagagcagtcAGTGAGAGGGAATGAGACCtcgccctggggccggatgggagccggcgccccctacaggggaaaggccccgggccccattccccgcccccctgagccagcctgtccctgccctggggccgggtgggagccggcgccccctagaggggaaaggccccgggccccattccccgcccccctgagccagcctgtccctgccctggggccgggtgggagccggcgccccctagagaggaaaggccctgggccccactccccacccccctgagccagccagtccctgccctggggccgggtgggagccggcATCCCCTacaggggaaaggccccgggccccactccccacccccctgagccagccagtccctgccctggggccgggtgggagccggcATCCCCTacaggggaaaggccccgggccccactccccacccccctgagccagccagtccctgccctgcggccaggtgggagccggcgccccctacaggggaaaggccccgggccccactccccgcccccctgagccagccagtccctgccctgggccgggtgggagccggcgccccctagaggggaaaggccccgggccccattccccgcccccctgagccagcctgtccctgccctggggccaggtgAGAGCTGGCGCCCCAGAGGGGCAGGCCCGCGGGCGCACCTGGGGCAGTGGGCGGTGGGGCCCCCGCCGGGGCGGGAGCGGGCGGCCGTGGGGTAGGCCCCAAAGGCAGCCGCGATGCAGCCGCACTCTGCGCAGAGCCAGGCCACGTAGAAGCGCATGCGGAAGACGAAGAAGATGGGCACCATGTAGAAGAGGCGGAAGGGCAGCGCCCGGGCGTCGAAGGCCTCGCTCCGCACGTAGTCCAGCGGGAAGAGCCACGCGGCccccaggaagagcagcccgtagACCGGGACCAGCCGGGCCCgcgccagcagggggcgccagcTGGGGATGGCCTGGGAGTCCGGCTGCTGCAGCCAGTCCAGGTAGGTCCTGTAGCGGTAGAAGGGGCCTGGCGGGGGATGGAGGGTGGCAGGAAAGGGGGGGGagtatggtgggggagggggggcagatgAGGAAGGAGGCCAggatgggggaaagggggggaaatgcaGTTAAAGGTAACAGTGGGAAAGACTCCGGCTGGACCCCGTCCCCTCACAGAGCAGGggagtgaacccaggagtcctggctcccagcccccccaccccacctctaaccactagccccactcccttcccagagccagggagcgaacccaggagtcctggttcccagcagcccccccccaaccactagcccccgctcccctcccagagccggggagaggacCCAGGTGTCCGGCCGCCCGCCGCGTACCTGTCATGAGCCCCACGTAGCAGTAACCGTAGCAGAGGGTCGGGCCCAGCCCCGGCACGCTGGGGATCAGCCCAAGGGCGGGGACCTTGGTGAAGGAGGTCACGTCCTGCTTCTTGGCCTGGCTGATCTCCTGCACCTCATTGGCCAGGCTCACCATCTAGGGCAGGGGGCGCAACCCACAGGGTGAGCGCCCCCTACGGGACCACTGCTGCGGCACCGCGCCCCCCGGGCCTCACCACCACACCATGACACAGGGCCCCCCAGTTCCTCACCACCACACCACGGGGCCCCCCCACGACACAGCGCCCCCCAGTGCCTCACCACCACACCACGGGCCTCTCCCACGCCCCGCGACACAGCGCCCCCCAGTGCCTCACCACCACACCACGGGGCCCCCCCCGCGCCCCGCGACACAGGGCCCCCCAGTGCCTCAGCACCACACCACAGCGCCCCCCACGCCCCACGACACAGCGCCCCCCAGTGCCTCACCACCACACCACGggccccccccacgccccacgaCACAGCGCCCCCCAGTGCCTCACCACGGGGCCCCCCCGCGACACAGCGCCCCCCAGTGCCTCACCACCACACCACAGGGCCCCCCCACGCCCCGCGACACAgtgccccccagtgcctccccaccACACCACGGGGCCCCCCCACGCCCCGTGACACAGCGCCCCCCAGTGCCTCACCACCACACCACAGGGCCCCCCCCGCGCCCCACGatacagcacagcgccccctacggGACCACTGCCACTGCACcacgcccccccaacccccgccaccATGGtgcagcgccccctagtgccccagAGGGGCCAACAGTGACCGGGAGGccagagcgccccctgctgagcctccctgccccgccccctgcagcaccttgagggtcagcagcagctgcacggcgttggtgaagggggtgggggccggCAGCCCGAAGAAAGTCACCATCCGGAAGAAGAGTAGATAGGAGAAGGTCCAGCCGAGGGTCAGGTAGTgacaggacctggggcagagggcgGGTTCATTGGCCACACTCCCAGAATCCCCTGCTCCcatcacccccccaacccctcccagctcccagaaTCCCCTGCTTAGCTCCAGGCCCCCCCATCTCGCCACAGCTCCCAAAatcgcccccccacacacacactctacccagtagaccccactcctctcccagagccagggatagaacccaggtgtcctggctccttCCATACCGGGGGGAGAGGCTGAGGATGACCCATGTGCCCAGGATGGTGACCAGGGAGTGCAAGGTGTGGATGTTGCAGGTGATCAGCGTCAGGAGCAGCCCCACGGCTGCCCCCCCAAACTGCTTCACTCGGTatcctggcggggggaggggaggaaagagacaCAGATCAGATCCCAGCTCCCTTGCCACTGAGATCCCCCAGCAGCAAAGTCAGCTGGGACTTAGGGTGACCctgggcggggaatggggcacagggTCTCTCctctctagggggcactggctcccacccagccctggggaggggggttggttgGCTcatggggcagggaatggggcacaagGGAGTTCAGAAGGTGGTGGGGATCCTGTACCCCCAAACACGCATCCCCTATCGATGGGACCCCAGAGTCCAGCAGCTTCTACTACAAGACTGGCAGGGGGAAGCTAGTGCCAGGGttccctgcccacacacaccaGCCCCCCTAAAATACCTCCAAACCCATTCTAACTCGAGAcacaacccaacccccccaccccaccccaagagctCAACCGGAGTGGAGAGAGGAAATCTTGCAAGAGGAAGCTGACGTGAGGAAACTGCagatggggctgggtggggcatACCGGAGGGAATGTGGGGAAGGGCCCTTgttggagggaaagggggggggagtcTCTTTGGTGGGATTTTTTCTAGCCCCAATCCCTGTCCCCCCCCAGCCATGGCAcgaaggggaggggccagagttacacccccccccccagctggagtcACTCACCCCCTCTCTTGAAGACAAAGCCAATGGGGATAGAGAAAAGCAGCACGGTCAGGTAGGTCCACTCCTCCGGGGTCATCCCAGTTCTGTCGCAGGAGGAAAAACAGTGTCAGGCAGTTCCACAGCCCACCCACCCCACCGGAgcggggagcagcagctgcagggggcgctgacgGCTCAGCTCCTCTGTAGGTGgtaggggaagagcagggaggggagatccggccccagggcagggactggctggctcaggggggcagggaatggggcacgggccTCTCCCCTGTCCATTGCTCTCATTCCATGGCCTGGGGGTGTAtcgagtttgccaggtctcagtcCCGCTCCCAGGAGCCCCCATCGCCCAGCCCATCCAGGTGCCCCCTGGCCCCCCCGCAGCTGAGTGGCCATGGGCTGGACGAGCCACAGAGACCCAGCCTTGGGGGGTGGGCGCTAAGGCAGTATAGTTGGGGGctgcgtgggggggagggggggctcagtGCGTATGTGAGGTAGAAtggggagttgtgggggagggaagttgCAGGGTGTCCTCTGCCGGGCCAGTATCTCTGCCCTAGTTCATCCACCAGGGACTATCAAGCTGCCTTGTTGCCCCCAGTGgccactgcccagccccccacccccccgacactcccccccacacccggcgGCACAAACCCCTCAgcaagtggggtctagtggttagactggggggggggggtgagggctgggctCCTGAGATCTATCCCACATGGGCTCCCTGCTCCTTCCACCTCCAGCTAAACCCTGGGCCGCTAGCTGCCTTAATCCCTTCCAGTCTCTAATCCACGCAGTTCACCCCCCACATTAGCCATTGctggtgctggggagagaggggtacATGCCCCACGCAGTTTAATCTCACCCATTAATCCTCTCCATTAGGGGAACTCCTAGGGTCCCTAGTCCCAAACCAGGCcctcattgtgccaggcgctgtacattatttattaggtggATTACGGTAGCTCGCAGCCCCGCACCCATTGCGCCAGGGGCTGTacgttatttattaggtgtattacagtagctccttgccccgcccccttgtgccaggcgctgtacaaacacaagacaAACACCCAGCTCCCCCCTGCTGCAGCTCACCCCCAGATTAGCAGTCCAGCTaggggggacaggaggggggctgagaagcagTGGGAACCCCACATCAGGTGGGGATGGAAAACACCCTGgaacttctcccccctccccacaattcAAGTGCAGCCCCACACGCCTCAAGTTCACAGCGTTACTCACCAGCACCCGACACCAACTTCTTCCGATGGGGTCAGTACAGAATTCGCACCCGGGGGTGCCTTTGCACGGATTCACACCCCTGGGGCTCCTATGCACGAATTCACACCCCTGCGGGACCCGGTGCAGGGATTCACACCCCTGCGAGcgattccctcccccacccacccagcccctcACTTTGCAGCCGCGCTGCCTGCCCGTCCGCCCGCCCCCTGCTCACTTCCTTCACGCCCTGCACCCATTGGGCCCTGCAATGttcaacaccccccccaccaactCTCCGCCCCTCCTCGGGTATTGGCCAATGGGGCCGTCGCTCAGCTGCAAGAACCCCGCCCCCCCTCGCcttgcagcagcagagagagggacCGGCCAGTTTGCTTTGCAAACAGCCCCAggtccaccccagagctgggtgcAGGGGAGCCCAGGGGTGAAGGTGAGTGAACTACGGAaggggggtgtggaggggggatTACCCACAATCCCCTGGGGGAAAGAAGCAGCGTTTGGTATAGGTGCGTGTGGCTCTTTAAGAATTTCCCAGAAttccttttgggggggggtggcCTTTTAAGAAAGGGTTACCCAGAATACCTTGCGGGGAAGGGGCAGcggttttttatttttagtgtgtGGCCCTTTAACAAACTGTTCCCAGAatcctttctgtgtgtgtgtgggcgggtgGGGGGTGCCAATGGAGGGTTTTTAAGAATGGGACTCCCAGAAtgccttggggcagggggcgggacttggtgtgggtgggtgtggccATTTAAAGGGATCACCACCATGTGGCCAGAACCAGGTGCCCTGAAAAGGGCTTTCCCAGCATCCTCTGGGGCGTCAGCGGGGCTTGGCCTCCCTAGCCCCAGGGCATGATGG
Encoded proteins:
- the MBOAT7 gene encoding membrane-bound acylglycerophosphatidylinositol O-acyltransferase MBOAT7 isoform X2; protein product: MVTFFGLPAPTPFTNAVQLLLTLKMVSLANEVQEISQAKKQDVTSFTKVPALGLIPSVPGLGPTLCYGYCYVGLMTGPFYRYRTYLDWLQQPDSQAIPSWRPLLARARLVPVYGLLFLGAAWLFPLDYVRSEAFDARALPFRLFYMVPIFFVFRMRFYVAWLCAECGCIAAAFGAYPTAARSRPGGGPTAHCPSTEEGAPGAAPPEYDYETIKNIDPYGTDFCVRVRDGMRYWNMTVQWWLAQYIYKNAPFRSYVMRSGWTMLISAYWHGLHPGYYLSFLTIPLCLAAEGALEAGLRGRRGAAPEPEPERSGGAWLHWFLKMRAYDYMCMGFVLRELGPTLRYWWAVYFCVHLGALGLLLLGRALPRSAPRAAEGPRRAGPLGGGE
- the MBOAT7 gene encoding membrane-bound acylglycerophosphatidylinositol O-acyltransferase MBOAT7 isoform X1, with amino-acid sequence MTPEEWTYLTVLLFSIPIGFVFKRGGYRVKQFGGAAVGLLLTLITCNIHTLHSLVTILGTWVILSLSPRSCHYLTLGWTFSYLLFFRMVTFFGLPAPTPFTNAVQLLLTLKMVSLANEVQEISQAKKQDVTSFTKVPALGLIPSVPGLGPTLCYGYCYVGLMTGPFYRYRTYLDWLQQPDSQAIPSWRPLLARARLVPVYGLLFLGAAWLFPLDYVRSEAFDARALPFRLFYMVPIFFVFRMRFYVAWLCAECGCIAAAFGAYPTAARSRPGGGPTAHCPSTEEGAPGAAPPEYDYETIKNIDPYGTDFCVRVRDGMRYWNMTVQWWLAQYIYKNAPFRSYVMRSGWTMLISAYWHGLHPGYYLSFLTIPLCLAAEGALEAGLRGRRGAAPEPEPERSGGAWLHWFLKMRAYDYMCMGFVLRELGPTLRYWWAVYFCVHLGALGLLLLGRALPRSAPRAAEGPRRAGPLGGGE